From the Rhinatrema bivittatum chromosome 3, aRhiBiv1.1, whole genome shotgun sequence genome, one window contains:
- the FUT9 gene encoding alpha-(1,3)-fucosyltransferase 9, whose protein sequence is MTSTSKGIFRPFLIVFIVLGCFVICLLIYIKPTNSWISNPIESASSVLKMKSFFSTKSDYFNETTVLIWVWPFGQTFELKSCHSFFNIDGCHLTVDRSLYNKSHAVLIHHRDISWDLTNLPQQTRPPFQKWIWMNLESPTHTPQKSGIEHLFNLSLTYRRDSDIQVPYGFMMVNTNSFEFDVPSKDKLVCWVVSNWNPDHARVKYYNELNKYIDIHTYGQAFGEYLSDKNLIPTISTCKFYLSFENSIHKDYITEKLYNALLAASVPIVLGPSRENYENYIPADSFIHVEDFLSPRELADHLLILNKNNEMYLSYFNWKKYFTVNLPRFWESHACFACDHVKRHQEYKSISNLEKWFWN, encoded by the coding sequence ATGACCTCAACATCTAAAGGAATTTTCCGGCCATTTTTAATTGTCTTCATTGTATTGGGTTGTTTCGTGATATGTTTGCTCATATACATCAAACCAACAAACAGCTGGATCTCCAATCCCATAGAGTCAGCCAGCTCCGTCTTGAAAATGAAGAGCTTCTTTTCCACAAAGAGTGATTATTTTAATGAAACAACTGTTCTCATTTGGGTGTGGCCTTTTGGGCAGACCTTTGAGCTTAAATCCTGTCATTCATTCTTCAACATCGATGGATGCCACCTAACTGTTGATCGATCACTATACAACAAGTCTCATGCAGTTCTTATCCACCATAGAGACATTAGTTGGGATTTAACTAATTTGCCTCAGCAAACCAGACCACCTTTCCAGAAATGGATATGGATGAACCTGGAGTCTCCAACTCATACACCACAAAAGAGTGGCATTGAACATCTGTTTAACCTGTCCTTGACTTATAGACGTGATTCTGATATTCAGGTGCCTTATGGCTTTATGATGGTTAATACCAATTCTTTTGAATTTGATGTGCCAAGCAAAGACAAGTTAGTATGTTGGGTTGTAAGTAATTGGAATCCTGACCATGCTCGGGTGAAGTATTATAATGAATTAAACAAATACATTGATATCCATACTTACGGACAAGCTTTTGGAGAATACTTAAGTGATAAAAATTTAATCCCAACCATCTCAACTTGTAAATTTTAcctctcctttgaaaattcaatccaCAAGGATTATATTACTGAAAAACTATACAATGCTTTGCTAGCTGCATCTGTGCCCATTGTATTGGGCCCATCTAGAGAAAACTATGAGAATTATATTCCAGCAGACTCTTTTATTCATGTGGAAGATTTTCTTTCCCCACGAGAATTAGCAGATCACCTTCTGATTCTGAACAAAAATAATGAGATGTATCTTAGCTATTTTAATTGGAAAAAGTATTTCACAGTGAATCTGCCTCGATTCTGGGAGTCACATGCATGTTTTGCTTGCGACCATGTGAAAAGACACCAAGAATACAAGTCCATCAGTAATTTAGAAAAATGGTTTtggaattaa